Part of the uncultured Fibrobacter sp. genome is shown below.
TGAGGGTAGCAATCGACGTTCCCGTCGTGAGCCAAGCCCCTACCGACACGTTCACGAACCCGAGCCTGCCCGCAAACGGAGCTCGGACTTCGGTCTTTGCAATTTGCGCCTTGATGAGTTCCACAGATGCTTCGGCCGACTTGAGCGAGGCTTCGGCATTTTCCATGTCCGCCTTGGTGGCTCCGTCTTTTTCGAAAAGCGTCTTTACGCGGTCGAACTTCTGCTGTGCGAGTTGCTGGTTCGATTCGGCCTGCTTGAGTTGCGCCTTGAGTTCGGAATCGTCAATCTTTGCAAGGAGAGCGCCCTTCTGTACCTGGGCCCCGTCTTTCGCATAAAGGTTCATGAGCCTGCCGGACGTTGCCGCCGTGAGTTCCACGCTGTTCATGGGTTCAAGCGTCGCCATTGCAGAGAACGTCTTGTTTGCCGAATGAGCCTCGGCAATGTAGCCTTCGACCGCAATTTCGCGGGCCGGCCTGCCGCCAGGGCCGCCCTTTCCGCCGGGAGCGCCCGCTCCGGGGCCACCTTTACCACCTGGCGCAGAACCAGATTCACCGCCACAGGCAGCAAGGAAAAAAGACACAAAAATGGGGATAAAAATCGATTTCACGCCCATTAGATGCATGTCGGGCTTGTTTGGTTGCATCAAAACCTCACATTCGGCAACTTTTTAGGCCTTAAATTTAGAAAAAAACTTTCTCTCTATTCCCATCCAAATTCCGAGCGTATCCACGCACTCAGTTTTTTAGCATCTTCGGCGGCCTGCTCCTTATTCGGATGGGCAACTAAGCCTTCCGGGGAATCCCCTCTCGGTTCAAGAGAAAAGCGGTACAAATTCTTTTCGCCTTGATTTTTGAGAACTTTTTTTACGGCATCCAGATAACGCCGGCATTTGACCTTGTTTTTCCCTGTCAGCATCGGGCCGTCCAACAGCACAATTTTCGCCTTCGGATGGTAAGACCGGATATTCCGAATAAAATTAACGGCAGCGTTTACAAAATGGGCCGAATCACTCTGACCACTGGCGATATCGTTCGTGCCCAAGTTTATTACGACTAAATCTGGGTGCCATTTATCGTGGTCCCAAGCAATCGCAGACAAAGACCGCGTCCCCGTCTTGTTATATACAACAGGAAGAAGATCCATTTTCGAACCATCGATGTTCACATAAAAGCCATGCCCGCTACTGCAAATGATATGAGGTTCCGCATTGAGGATTCTTGCAGTCTGCCCTGCATAACCATAAAATGAGCTTTCATAAATAAAGCCATTATCCAAACTCAAGTCAGGAATCAGAACGCCGCTGCCACATGTTATGGAATTCCCGACAAATTCAATCTTCTTTTTTTTCGCCTTGGGCAAAAGATCTTTTTGGGCCTGGCCTAAAACACGCAACCCGTAGAAGTACCAATCCCCAAGATTACTTTCAGTTTTTTTATACAAGGTTACAACATGCGGCCCATAAGACAAGCCGGAAACAACTCGCACCATGGCAGGATCATCACCGGATTGGACGTATTCAATTACAGAAGACGGATCGTCTTCCCCATCAACAAATACATCTAGATAAACGTAAATATCTGTCCAAATTTTTGTTTCCAGCGCAGTCCCTACAAAGCCTATCGTAACAGCAGACGACGACCACGACAGAATCACGAAATCGCCTTTTTCGTAATTCGTTCGCCCTGTAATCTGCAAAAGATCCGAGTCATAAGGAATCCAGGTCCATTCCTGGTTCTGAGCTTCGTCTTTAAAATCTTCCAAACAAACAGAGTTACTACACGAAACCGCGAGCAGAGAACAGAGTAACGCAATAAAGAGGATGGGCTTCATCACGATACCTAGTTATCAATGTTTAGAATTTCACATTCACGCTCAGGCCACTTCCTTCGTCTGAAAACTCAGGCAAGAAGCGAACCCTTTCGGAGAAGGACTTCGAAGATGTCGCACGGTAAACACGCATCACATCCAACACAGAAATCACGCGGTTGAGGACCAGTGCGCCAATGGACGCCTGGAAAACGATACGGGAAACACGGTAATGGCTCAAACGGTCCTTGTATTCTTCCATGTGTTCCGTAGACTCGGGATTGTCACTGGCGCCCCAGTCCCACAGGATACTAGAATCGAACTCGTTGTCAATCTTCTTCCCGGAACGGATCATCGCCTGATTGTAGTCTTCGTCCATGTCTGGCGAGGAATTCTGCCCAGAGACACCACTACGGCTGCGGTAGTCCCCCACCGTGTTGAGGAGCGAGACATCCTTGCTGTTCGTGTTCAGGCCCGCATGCCTCACGGCGTAATCGTGTGCAGACGATATATAGCGGTCTCCGATGACATAGGAACTAATCGCCGTAATCCAAAGGGCGGCGTCTACCCAGACAAAGGGACGAACCATTTTCTGTTCGCCTAGATAAAGTTCACCCATACCCGGGAGAAGTGCCGAGGCTCCTAGTCCGAGGAATAGACTCTTGTCGTGGTTCCGGCTTACGTTTTCATCAACCGAAATCACGATTTGCGAAAAGGAGGCTGTAACAGCGAGCAATACAAGCAGGAAAAAACGCATCAGAATCCCCAGGAAGCGCGGACATCCACGCCAAACCCGTTAAAGAAGGAAAATCCGCTGTCAAAATGCAAGTGGTCGTACCAGGAAACATCTTCCTCATACAACGCCTTGTTGTGCGAGTAAGCAGTAATGGCAGCATCCACAGCAGAAACCAGATGGTTGAGAATCAAGCCACCGATAAACCACGCTTGCATGTCGGCCAAATCGTTGGCCTCACTGCGCATAGACCTGTACTTGTTTCGATTGCTCGATTCGCCAAGCGAAATCACACTTGAATTCGGGTCCCCGAGATCCATTTCACGGGCGAGGGCGACGCTATCCACGTCATCCCAACCCAACACGTATGTCGCTCCACCAATCATCTGGTAAATCTCGGCAGATTCATAGAAGTCATGTTCACGCTTGCTTTCCTTTCCGAGAGACTCCGGATTGTTCCCGAAATGTTTCTTGTGGGGTGTTTCATCGGAATACGGAAGTTGGCGACCTGTATAGCACTCTCGATTACTTGCATTGCCATACAAAGCCTCGCAGAACGATTGACGGCTGCTCATGTAGCGTTCAACGAACCTATTCTTTTCTGTTTCGTCGTTCAAGGAGTGGAACAAATCATACATGGCATTTTCGTAACGGCCTATAGAATAATGTTCGTTTGCAAACTTCTTGTACTTGTCCACCTGCTTGTCGTACTTGTACACCGAATTATAATACCAACCGGCCCACAGGCCTGCTTCGAGAGCCAGGTAAACCACACCACGGGCATAAGTGAACTTGCCCCCACCCACATAGAGTTGGCCGCTACCCGGAATGACGAGCGAGAGGAACAAAGCCTTGCGCGGGCTCTTGTACTGGCCCTTCATCTCGTCGATACCATGCACCTTGGATACCTTGACCGGGCCAAGGAGGTCACGACGGCTCATGCTGGAAGAAGAAAGAGACGGAGCCTGCTCGGAACTGCTGGAACTGAGCGCAGCAAGGGAATCCTGCTTTCTGGATTTTTCCATAGCGGCGTTTACCGCATCAACATATTCCTTTATTTTTGCAGAATCCACCTTGGCAGAATCCACCTTGGCAGAATCCGCGACCGCAGAATCGGCGACAACAGGAACAGACGAAGACGAAACTGCCGACGTATCGGCCGCCGGAGCGACAGCCGGGGCTACGCTACTGGAAGAAACGGCAACGGAACTCGACAGCGCCACAGAACTTGACGACAGGACCGGAGCCGAACTGGAAAGATTTGCAGAAGAAACAGGCGCGGGAGCGACACTGCTCGAACTGGGAACAGTCTTTACGGAATCAGCGGACTGCTGAGTGGCCTCCGCCTCAAATTCCGCAAACAGGTCACGGGTCTGGGCGAAGGACTGAGCCACAAAAACACTAGCCACACAGGCAACAAGAGAAAAGGCAAAATTGCGCATACACCGCTAAAATAGCAAATGTATGCGCAATCTAACCAATACAAACGTTCAAATTAGGCCGGAAAGGCTCAACTAACCGGGGAATCGACGGTTCACGTGCGCTTCGACGACGTTCACCACGTAGTCGCCCAGCTTTTCGCAGTCGTTCACCACGTCCATGTAGTGGACGCCCATCTGGTAGCTGTATTCCTGGTTCTCGATATCGGTGACGTTCTTCTCCTTGAGGAGTTTGCGGTAGTCGTTGATTTCGTTTTCCAGGTTCAGCGTGCGGTTCGCATCGGCGGACGCATGGTCGCTAATGACATCGACCATGTTGGTGAGCGCATTGTCGCAAAGCTGCATAATGTGCTTGATATGGCCGTACTGGTTTTCCGTAAAGTCATCCTTACTGCGGAACTTGCGGTTGATGGCGCGGGCCATGTTGTAGCAGGCATCGCCGATACTCTCGATTTCAGAAATCTCCCTAAGCATCGCCTGGATGATCGTCTTACTTTCAGGACTCAGGCGGCCTTCCGAAACCTTGTTCAGGTAGTTCGCAATCTCGATTTCCATATTGTCGCTGATTCCCTCGTATTTTTCGATACGGGCGAACAGTTTCACGAAATCGTTTTCATCCTTCATCTCGAGCAGTTCGGGCACCATGCGGAACATCTTCTGCGTGCGTGCCGCGAACAAGTTTATTTCCTTGCGGGCTTCAAAGAGCGAGAGTTCCGCAGTACTCATGAGGCCCGCGCTGATAAACTTGACCTTGAAATCCTCGCCGTCTTCCTTCTCGCGGATAATCCTGCAAATGATTTTTTCCATCGGCTTGATGAACCAGATAAGGATAAGCACGTTGCAGAGGTTGAATGCCGTGTGGAAAGCAGAAAGTGCGTAAGTCACGCGTACGCCCGCCTGGGCAATTTCTTCTTCGGTATGCGGCACGAAATTCGGGTCGAACCCCACGATGCTGCACACTATGTTCACGAACGGGCGGAACACAATCAGAATCCACACCACGCCGAACACGTTGAAGAGCATGTGGGCCAAAGCCGCGCGCCTTGCCTGCGTACTTGCCGAAAGGGCCGCGAGGTTCGATGTCACCGTGGTACCGATGTTTTCGCCCATCACGAGCGCAATGCCCTGGTAAATCGGGAGCACGCCGCTACTGCAGAGCAAGAGCGTAATCGCCATGATGGCCGCAGACGACTGCACGCACATAGTAAGGATGCTGCCCAGCAACAGGAAGAGGAGCGTGCTGAAGATCCCCCAGCCGCCGGTCGTCGAAAAGAAGTTGATGACGGCCTGGTTGTGAGCCAGGTCCATCGCCACGGCATTCTCGCGCAGCGTGGTAAGGCCCAGGAACATGAACGCGAAACCGAACACGAATTCGCCGATACTCTTGGTCGAGTTCTTCTTGGTGTAAGAAAGGATGATGCCGAGGGCGAAGAAGGGCCACACCACCGAGCTCATGTTGAACTGGAACCCGAATATCGACATGATCCACGCCGTGGCTGTGGTACCGATGTTCGCGCCCATAATAACAGGAATGGCCTGACTCAACGTGAGCAGGCCAGCATTAACGAAACTTACGGTGAGGACGGTCGTAGCGGTAGAAGACTGCACCGAGGCCGTGACGAACGTGCCTGTGAGGAGGCCTCCGATACGGTGCTTGGTCATGGTGCCAAGGACTGCGCGGAGGTGCCCGCCGGTGAGTTTCTGCAAGCCTTCGCTCATCGTCTTCATGCCGAACATGAGGAGCGCAAGGCAACCAATCATTTTAAGAATTGCAAGAATCATACTTTAAATCCAATCCTAATTTCAGTACCGAATCCGACAGCCGAATTCAGTTGTATTGTTGCGTGGAGAACTTCCGCTATGTGCTTTACGATAGCAAGCCCGAGCCCCGTTCCACCTGTTGCCTTGGAACGGCTCTTGTCTACGCGGTAAAAGCGCTCAAAGACACGCGATTGGCATTCTTCCGGAATGCCGATGCCGGTATCCTTCACCACGATAGCGCCCGGTTCAACAACAACGGCAACCTTGCCGCCTTGCTCCGTATAGCGAATGGAGTTATCCACTAGGTTAAAGACCATCTCGTAAAGCAGTTTCGAGTTTCCCTGGATTTCCGCAGCCTTATCGCCATCCAGCGAGACTGATACGGATTTTTTGCTTGCCTTCAGGCTAAGGTCCTCGACGCAGCCGTGCGCCACGTTCCAGAGGTTGACCTTTTCGTTCAGGTCAAATAGTTCGCCTTGTTGCCCATCCAGTTTCGAGAGCGTGATGATGTCGTTCGCGATGGACTGCAGGCGGAGCGCTTCCTTGTGGATTTTGCCCGCAAACATCTTGACATCTTCAGGTTTTGCCATGTCGTTCTCGATAAGTTCCGCATAGCCCGAAATAGAGGTCAACGGCGTCTTCAGCTCGTGAGAAGCATTCGCCGTAAACTCGTCCTTCAGGTGCGTTATCTTCTGCTTTTCGTTCGAGAGCTGCTCGATGGTCAACTGCAGCTCAAGATCCTGCTTGCGTATGGTATTGACAAGCGGTGCGATTTCCTTGTAGACGTTCTCGATTTTCATCCACTCGGGAGTTCCCAACTGGTCCACTAGCTTTTGTAGCGGACTAATGAAGGCTCGGCTAAGCCCGATTGCAATGAGAATTGCCGCAGCGACAATGGCCGCCAACAAAACAATAAGGTACGGAATCGTCTTGGAAAATACCTGCTGCAAGTTCGCCTGGCGCATTCCGAGGCGCAGCACCTTGCCATCATTCAGGCGCTTGGCAAAGTAGAACACCTTTGCCTGCAAGGTAGAGGAATAGCGGAGATCTTCGCCAGCCCCTTTCGCAAAGGCATCTATGACCTCTTCGCGGTCATTGTGATTTTCCATCTTGACCGTTTCGGCATCGCTATCGTAAAGGATTCCTCCCTTCGAATCGATGAGCGTTATGCGAAGGTCCTTGCTTGCAAACTTTGAAAGCTTTTGAGGCTCGTCGCCAAGGGCTTCCCCGACATACGCTGTCTCTATCAGGCGCAGGTTCTCGCGAAGTTGGCTCTTGAGCTGGCCCGCCATTTCCCCTTCAAAAACCTGCATTGTAAAGTAAACCGCACACAGGGCTGCAATCACCCCCATATAGATCAAGCTATATCTTATGCGGTCCTTCATTGCGCCTTGTAACCTACATTGCGGACGGTTTGAATGATGGACCCTTGCTCACCCAATTTTTGTCGGAGGGTCTTGATGTGCATATCCACCGTTCGAGTGTCCATCTTGAAATCGATGCCCCAAATCTTTTCTAGAATCTGCTGCCTGGAATAGACGAGCCCCGGTTGAGACATGAGAAGTTTCAGGAGCTCGTATTCCTTATAGGTGAGTTCCACGTTCCCGCCATCGGCGGTAACGATGCGCTTACCCATATCGATGCAAACACCCCCGAGCGATAGCGAAGTCTGTTCCTCGGAATCGGCTTTCAGCGTGCCCGCACGGCGGAGCAGCGCCTTGACGCGCGAAATGAATTCCAGAATACCGAAAGGCTTTGCAATGTAATCGTCCGCACCCGCGTCGAGACCCTTGACCTTTTCGATTTCAGAGCCCTTGGCAGTAATCATGATGACAGGGACACTCTTAGTAGCGTCCTGTGCGCGGAGGCGCCTCAGAATACTTAGGCCATCTTCTCCCGGCAACATGATATCGAGAATAATCAGGTCGGGCACGCATGTCTTGACAGCCTCGTCTAAGCCCTTCCCGCAGTCGAAAGCGTTCACATCAAAACCGCTACTTTTAAGCGCGTAGGCTTCCATCTCGCGGATTTCGGAATCGTCTTCAACAATGTAGATTGTATTCATAGTTTGCGGATTTTCCAATCACCAAGATAAAAACACAATACAATCAATGCAATGTCTAAAACAAAAGCTTCGCAAAGGTTTTATTTATACTTTACATGGATTTTACAAATCAGAATTTGACTAGAAAAGCCTATCTTCAAAATTCACCTAGAAACGAGCAAGGTCCTAATCTATATCTTGAAACGGAAACAAGTTTCCGACAAGATATGATTACGACATCCTTCGACGAACAATGGGCAAAGCCCATTTCCCGCGCTAAAGCGCGGAGTCTCAGTAGCAAAGAGCGCGAACCGAAGCTGTATAAAAATACAGCGAGTGCGAGCGCGATGCCGTATGGCGACGTTTATAGGCAAATTTATGTAGAGAATTTCTTGTTGGCGTGAGCCTCTACCACATTCACCACGTAGTCGCCCAGCTTTTCGCAGTCGTTCACCACGTCCATGTAGTGCACGCCCATCTGGTAGCTGTACTTCTGGTTTTCAATATCGTCGACATTCTTCTCCTTGAGGAGCTTGCGGTAGTCGTTAATCTCGTTTTCCAGGTTCAGCGTACGGTTCGCATCCACCTGCTGGCTATCGTCGAGAACAGCTATCATATGCTCGAGCGCCTTGTCGCACAGGCCCATGATATGCTTGATATGCCCGTACTGCTCCGCGGTAAAATCTTCCTTGCTGCGGAACTTGCGGTTGATGGCGCGCGCCATGTTGTAGCAGGAATCGCCAATGCTTTCGATTTCGGAAATTTCCCTGAGCATTGCCTGAATGGTCGTCTTGCTCTCCGGGCTCAGGCGGCCTTCGCTCACCTGGTTCAGGTACTTCGCAATCTCTATTTCCATGTTGTCGCTGATGCCTTCGTACTTCTCAATGCGGGCGAACAACTTCACGAAGTCGTTCTCTTCCTTCATTTCGAGCAGGTTCGGTACGAAGTTGAACATCTTGCGAGTGCGGGTCGCAAACAGGCTGATTTCCTTGCGGGCCTCAAGGAGCGAGAGTTCCGGAGTGCCCATCAGGCCAGAGCTAATGAAGTGCAGGCGGGAATCTTCCTCTTCATCGGATTTCTTGGGCTTAATGACCCTGCAAACAAATTTTTCGATGTACTTGATGAACCAAATCTGGATGAATGTGTTCGAGACGTTGAACGCCGAGTGGAACGTGGCGAGCACCACGGAAATCTTCGCAAGGTTCTTTTCGTAACCCGGTTCGCCCATGTGGATGGAGAGGTCGAAGCCAACCACGTTACAGACGGCAGCGAGGAACCACTTGAGCACGATGATTACCCAGATAACGCCTATCACGTTAATCGTAAAGTGAGCAAGGGCCGCGCGGCGAGCCTGCGTATTGGCGGAAAGCGCCACGATGTTCGCGGTAATCGTCGTACCGATGTTTTCGCCAAGCACGAGCATGATGCCCTGGTCAATATGGAGCACGCCGGTGGAGCAGAGGATCATCGTGATGGCCATGATGGCGGCAGAAGACTGCACGCACAGGGTAAGCACCGTACCCATCACGAGGAAGAACAGCGAGTTGAAGAAGTTCGGGTCGCTGAAGCGGGCAAAGAACGAACTGATGGAAGCGCTCGCACCCGGATCCTGTACTACCGCGAAACCAGTTTCCTTGAGGGTCGTAAGACCGAGGAAGAGAAAACCGACACCGAACAGGAACTCGCCCAGCACGCGCTTCTTGTTCAGGTACACGAGAATGATACCGATGAAGAACGCCGGGTAGACGAAGTTCGCGATGTTGAACGAGAACCCGAGGCTCATGATCCATGCCGTTACCGTCGTACCGATGTGGGCGCCGAGGATAATCGAGATGGCCTGCATGAGCGTAAGGAGCCCCGCATTAACAAAAGAGACCGTCATCAACGTGGTGGCGGTCGAACTTTGTACCGAGGCTGTAACGAACATACCGGTGAGCATACCCGTGAAACGGTTTGTGGTCATGGTTCCGAGCACGTGTCTGAGCTGCGGACCGGCCATTTTTTGAAGAGCTTCGCTCATGGACTTCATACCGAACATGAGCAGGGCCAAGCACCCTAACATTTTGAGAGCCATCCAAGTCATAGAATAGGACCTTCCTATAAGGAGCGCCACTACCGGATCATCGTCGCTGCCTTTCAGCTAGTTCGGGCTCATGGCGGTGAATTGTTGTTTGTAAAGCTGGCGTAAAATATAGAAAAAAAATTGGTAAAATTTAACCACTAAAAAAAATGGTAAACCAAACACGTTGAATCAGGGACAACGAGGGATGAGGTGTGAGGTCGGGGCTAAAGCCCCTTTGAGGTCGCTTCTACTCATAGAGCATAACTCAACTAAAGAACTAAAGTTCTTAGTTTCGTATAGCTTTGAGCAATGAGGTCGCGACCTTCGGTCGCTTTGAGGCATGAGGTCGGCACTTCGTGCCTTTGAGGTATGAGGCATCTTGCCTCACTGTTCATCGCTCACTGCTCGAGCCTCGGGCCCCGCGCCTCGTACCTCATTAGTTTTTCACGCAGCGAAGCGAGAATCCACGGTCTTTCTGGTTGTAGCTGGACAGATAATAATCGAGATAATTATAACGATAATCAAGATACCAGTAAGCGGCTCGGATTTTACCCGTTTCTGTAGAACTCCAGAAATTCGCAAAGTAACCTGCATCGTCATAGATGAGGCGGCTATAATCAGCACTTGGATCGGCATAAGAGCCATAATAAGCTCCCGTTGGAATCGCAGAGAATCCATAAGCATCCGAAGACCTGGTTGCCGTAGAGTACGAAGTCCACCCTTTCTGAGATTTTAACTGCCCCGAATGGTCGTTCGTATACCCGTCGTAGCCCTCCATCTTGGCAACATACCTCTTGAGTTGGAACCACTCGGAAGTATCTGGAACATGCCATCCCTCAGGACAAATACCCCGGTGCGGAGTTTCAATCAACGCTTCCGCAAGTAAAGACTGATACGAGCTAGGTATATCCATAGCGGCAGTCCAAGAATAGAGTCGACCACCGACTTCGCAGTTTTCTTTCTTGTTCTTGTAACACCAGCTGTTATCAACTAGGTTCACATTTTTTTCATCGTAAAAATTCAGATTTTCCGCCATCCAGGTTTGCAAACCGATTTCAACAGTCTTGTATGTTTTCCCGTCACGACCGTCCTTCAACGTTCCATAATGTGCATCCTGGCTCAGGTAATCCCCTTTTTTATGGTCGTAAACGGCCATCTGGCGCCAATTGCCCGCGCCCCCAT
Proteins encoded:
- a CDS encoding Na/Pi cotransporter family protein; the encoded protein is MILAILKMIGCLALLMFGMKTMSEGLQKLTGGHLRAVLGTMTKHRIGGLLTGTFVTASVQSSTATTVLTVSFVNAGLLTLSQAIPVIMGANIGTTATAWIMSIFGFQFNMSSVVWPFFALGIILSYTKKNSTKSIGEFVFGFAFMFLGLTTLRENAVAMDLAHNQAVINFFSTTGGWGIFSTLLFLLLGSILTMCVQSSAAIMAITLLLCSSGVLPIYQGIALVMGENIGTTVTSNLAALSASTQARRAALAHMLFNVFGVVWILIVFRPFVNIVCSIVGFDPNFVPHTEEEIAQAGVRVTYALSAFHTAFNLCNVLILIWFIKPMEKIICRIIREKEDGEDFKVKFISAGLMSTAELSLFEARKEINLFAARTQKMFRMVPELLEMKDENDFVKLFARIEKYEGISDNMEIEIANYLNKVSEGRLSPESKTIIQAMLREISEIESIGDACYNMARAINRKFRSKDDFTENQYGHIKHIMQLCDNALTNMVDVISDHASADANRTLNLENEINDYRKLLKEKNVTDIENQEYSYQMGVHYMDVVNDCEKLGDYVVNVVEAHVNRRFPG
- a CDS encoding SGNH/GDSL hydrolase family protein — translated: MEDFKDEAQNQEWTWIPYDSDLLQITGRTNYEKGDFVILSWSSSAVTIGFVGTALETKIWTDIYVYLDVFVDGEDDPSSVIEYVQSGDDPAMVRVVSGLSYGPHVVTLYKKTESNLGDWYFYGLRVLGQAQKDLLPKAKKKKIEFVGNSITCGSGVLIPDLSLDNGFIYESSFYGYAGQTARILNAEPHIICSSGHGFYVNIDGSKMDLLPVVYNKTGTRSLSAIAWDHDKWHPDLVVINLGTNDIASGQSDSAHFVNAAVNFIRNIRSYHPKAKIVLLDGPMLTGKNKVKCRRYLDAVKKVLKNQGEKNLYRFSLEPRGDSPEGLVAHPNKEQAAEDAKKLSAWIRSEFGWE
- a CDS encoding efflux RND transporter periplasmic adaptor subunit — translated: MQPNKPDMHLMGVKSIFIPIFVSFFLAACGGESGSAPGGKGGPGAGAPGGKGGPGGRPAREIAVEGYIAEAHSANKTFSAMATLEPMNSVELTAATSGRLMNLYAKDGAQVQKGALLAKIDDSELKAQLKQAESNQQLAQQKFDRVKTLFEKDGATKADMENAEASLKSAEASVELIKAQIAKTEVRAPFAGRLGFVNVSVGAWLTTGTSIATLSDVEYLKAKFALPQRYASSLNVGDAVDVKDEERNISKSGVVKALEASLSESSRTRRVMVEVDNVNGELLAGSYAKVNVSMQSGMAKSIPIPAEAFTLDKDGAYVFVATGGKAKIKHVETGLRTPIAVDVTAGLDEGDTVITSGLISLREGTSVRIREIRHNTDYEVE
- a CDS encoding Na/Pi cotransporter family protein, which gives rise to MALKMLGCLALLMFGMKSMSEALQKMAGPQLRHVLGTMTTNRFTGMLTGMFVTASVQSSTATTLMTVSFVNAGLLTLMQAISIILGAHIGTTVTAWIMSLGFSFNIANFVYPAFFIGIILVYLNKKRVLGEFLFGVGFLFLGLTTLKETGFAVVQDPGASASISSFFARFSDPNFFNSLFFLVMGTVLTLCVQSSAAIMAITMILCSTGVLHIDQGIMLVLGENIGTTITANIVALSANTQARRAALAHFTINVIGVIWVIIVLKWFLAAVCNVVGFDLSIHMGEPGYEKNLAKISVVLATFHSAFNVSNTFIQIWFIKYIEKFVCRVIKPKKSDEEEDSRLHFISSGLMGTPELSLLEARKEISLFATRTRKMFNFVPNLLEMKEENDFVKLFARIEKYEGISDNMEIEIAKYLNQVSEGRLSPESKTTIQAMLREISEIESIGDSCYNMARAINRKFRSKEDFTAEQYGHIKHIMGLCDKALEHMIAVLDDSQQVDANRTLNLENEINDYRKLLKEKNVDDIENQKYSYQMGVHYMDVVNDCEKLGDYVVNVVEAHANKKFST
- a CDS encoding response regulator transcription factor, which codes for MNTIYIVEDDSEIREMEAYALKSSGFDVNAFDCGKGLDEAVKTCVPDLIILDIMLPGEDGLSILRRLRAQDATKSVPVIMITAKGSEIEKVKGLDAGADDYIAKPFGILEFISRVKALLRRAGTLKADSEEQTSLSLGGVCIDMGKRIVTADGGNVELTYKEYELLKLLMSQPGLVYSRQQILEKIWGIDFKMDTRTVDMHIKTLRQKLGEQGSIIQTVRNVGYKAQ
- a CDS encoding ATP-binding protein; translated protein: MGVIAALCAVYFTMQVFEGEMAGQLKSQLRENLRLIETAYVGEALGDEPQKLSKFASKDLRITLIDSKGGILYDSDAETVKMENHNDREEVIDAFAKGAGEDLRYSSTLQAKVFYFAKRLNDGKVLRLGMRQANLQQVFSKTIPYLIVLLAAIVAAAILIAIGLSRAFISPLQKLVDQLGTPEWMKIENVYKEIAPLVNTIRKQDLELQLTIEQLSNEKQKITHLKDEFTANASHELKTPLTSISGYAELIENDMAKPEDVKMFAGKIHKEALRLQSIANDIITLSKLDGQQGELFDLNEKVNLWNVAHGCVEDLSLKASKKSVSVSLDGDKAAEIQGNSKLLYEMVFNLVDNSIRYTEQGGKVAVVVEPGAIVVKDTGIGIPEECQSRVFERFYRVDKSRSKATGGTGLGLAIVKHIAEVLHATIQLNSAVGFGTEIRIGFKV
- a CDS encoding DUF5683 domain-containing protein, with amino-acid sequence MRNFAFSLVACVASVFVAQSFAQTRDLFAEFEAEATQQSADSVKTVPSSSSVAPAPVSSANLSSSAPVLSSSSVALSSSVAVSSSSVAPAVAPAADTSAVSSSSVPVVADSAVADSAKVDSAKVDSAKIKEYVDAVNAAMEKSRKQDSLAALSSSSSEQAPSLSSSSMSRRDLLGPVKVSKVHGIDEMKGQYKSPRKALFLSLVIPGSGQLYVGGGKFTYARGVVYLALEAGLWAGWYYNSVYKYDKQVDKYKKFANEHYSIGRYENAMYDLFHSLNDETEKNRFVERYMSSRQSFCEALYGNASNRECYTGRQLPYSDETPHKKHFGNNPESLGKESKREHDFYESAEIYQMIGGATYVLGWDDVDSVALAREMDLGDPNSSVISLGESSNRNKYRSMRSEANDLADMQAWFIGGLILNHLVSAVDAAITAYSHNKALYEEDVSWYDHLHFDSGFSFFNGFGVDVRASWGF